One window from the genome of Deltaproteobacteria bacterium encodes:
- the secE gene encoding preprotein translocase subunit SecE, translating to MKKLDEAKQFISEARQELKKVTWLSRQQTMTSTWVVLVVVFIVSIFLGLMDLVLGKLVRLVLS from the coding sequence ATGAAGAAGTTGGATGAGGCCAAGCAGTTCATAAGCGAGGCGCGCCAGGAGCTGAAGAAGGTGACGTGGCTGTCGCGCCAGCAGACAATGACGTCCACCTGGGTGGTCCTCGTCGTCGTCTTCATCGTCAGCATATTTCTGGGACTCATGGACCTGGTCCTGGGCAAACTCGTAAGACTGGTACTGAGCTGA
- the nusG gene encoding transcription termination/antitermination protein NusG: MPEKKWYVVHTYTGFENRVKTAIQEKAKSSGKEELFGEILVPSERVIDMVKGKKRTGTRKFFPGYILVNMVLTDETWHLVKSIPKVTGFVGGATAPPAIPEEEVRKITHQMEEGAERPKPKVLFEKGENVRVIDGPFTNFTGIVEDVKPDKGKLRVLVSIFGRATPVELDFVQVEKG, translated from the coding sequence ATGCCTGAAAAGAAGTGGTATGTCGTGCATACCTATACCGGTTTTGAGAACAGGGTCAAGACCGCCATACAGGAGAAGGCGAAGAGCTCGGGCAAGGAGGAGCTCTTCGGCGAGATACTCGTCCCTTCCGAACGGGTCATCGACATGGTGAAGGGCAAGAAACGCACGGGTACCAGAAAGTTCTTTCCCGGTTACATCCTCGTGAACATGGTCCTTACCGACGAGACCTGGCACCTTGTCAAGAGTATCCCCAAGGTCACCGGCTTCGTGGGCGGCGCCACCGCGCCTCCGGCCATCCCGGAGGAAGAGGTGCGCAAGATAACCCACCAGATGGAGGAGGGCGCCGAGAGGCCCAAGCCCAAGGTCCTCTTCGAGAAGGGCGAGAACGTGCGGGTCATAGACGGCCCCTTCACCAATTTCACCGGAATAGTCGAGGACGTGAAGCCCGACAAGGGCAAGCTCAGGGTCCTGGTGAGCATATTCGGCAGGGCTACGCCCGTGGAGCTCGACTTCGTCCAGGTCGAGAAGGGCTGA
- the rplK gene encoding 50S ribosomal protein L11: MAKKVIGQIKLQIEAGKANPSPPVGPALGQHGVNIMEFCKAFNARTQNQAGLVIPVVITVYADRSFSFITKTPPAAVLLRKAAGIDKGSREPNKSKVGKVTRAQIEEIARTKMPDLTASSLEAAVRTVEGTAKSMGITVEG; this comes from the coding sequence ATGGCGAAAAAGGTTATAGGACAGATCAAACTTCAGATCGAGGCGGGCAAGGCCAACCCCTCGCCGCCCGTGGGCCCCGCCCTTGGCCAGCACGGCGTCAACATAATGGAGTTCTGCAAGGCCTTCAACGCCAGGACGCAGAACCAGGCGGGCCTGGTCATACCGGTTGTGATAACGGTCTACGCCGACAGGAGCTTTTCGTTCATAACGAAGACCCCTCCCGCCGCCGTGCTCCTCAGGAAGGCGGCCGGCATCGACAAGGGCTCCAGGGAGCCCAACAAGAGCAAGGTCGGCAAGGTCACGAGGGCGCAGATAGAGGAGATAGCGAGGACCAAGATGCCCGACCTCACCGCATCGAGCCTCGAGGCGGCCGTCCGGACCGTCGAGGGGACGGCGAAAAGCATGGGAATCACCGTGGAGGGTTGA
- a CDS encoding 50S ribosomal protein L1, whose protein sequence is MKQMGKKYDEAAARVDRQKSYTVDEAFSLVPETSCAGFDETVDVAARLGVDPRKPEQMVRGTVVLPHGTGRKVRVLVFAKGEKEVEAREAGADYVGGEELVEKIKGGWLDFDAAVSTPDMMGAVGKIGRILGPRGLMPNPKLGTVTFDVARAVRELKAGKVQFKVDKTGNVHVPLGKVSFGPSKLKENFAALMDVIIKAKPSASKGTYLKSLSVSTTMGPSVKLDTSDVRNMLK, encoded by the coding sequence TTGAAGCAGATGGGTAAGAAGTACGACGAGGCGGCCGCCAGGGTCGACAGACAGAAGTCCTATACCGTTGACGAGGCCTTCTCGCTTGTGCCCGAGACCTCGTGCGCCGGCTTCGACGAGACCGTCGACGTGGCCGCAAGGCTCGGAGTGGACCCGAGAAAGCCCGAACAGATGGTGCGCGGCACGGTGGTGCTGCCCCACGGCACGGGACGCAAGGTGAGGGTGCTCGTCTTCGCCAAGGGCGAAAAGGAGGTGGAGGCCAGGGAGGCCGGCGCCGACTACGTGGGCGGCGAAGAGCTCGTCGAGAAGATAAAGGGCGGCTGGCTCGACTTCGACGCCGCCGTCTCCACGCCCGACATGATGGGCGCCGTCGGCAAGATAGGCCGCATCCTCGGCCCCAGGGGGCTCATGCCCAACCCCAAGCTCGGCACCGTCACCTTCGACGTGGCCAGGGCCGTGCGCGAGCTCAAGGCCGGAAAGGTCCAGTTCAAGGTAGACAAGACCGGCAACGTGCATGTGCCGCTGGGCAAGGTCTCCTTCGGCCCCTCGAAGCTCAAGGAAAACTTCGCGGCCCTCATGGACGTCATCATCAAGGCCAAGCCGTCGGCGAGCAAGGGGACGTATCTGAAGTCCCTGAGCGTGTCGACCACCATGGGGCCGTCGGTCAAGCTCGACACCTCCGACGTCCGCAACATGCTCAAGTAA
- a CDS encoding 50S ribosomal protein L10 — MDRATKEALVKDFHEKFRCAEATFVADYRGMKVEAMTELRRRLREKSVEFRIVRNTLARRALKGTRVEAVEEHFAGPTAVAFTTADPAAAAKALVGFAKDQPELRLKAATLQEKVLTVEEIKSLAELPSREELLAKLVGVMAAVPRSFVTVLAGVPRSLVTVLGAVRDGKEQQG; from the coding sequence TTGGACAGAGCGACGAAAGAGGCGCTCGTCAAGGACTTCCACGAGAAGTTCCGGTGTGCCGAGGCGACGTTCGTGGCCGACTACAGGGGTATGAAGGTCGAGGCCATGACCGAGCTGCGGCGCAGGCTGCGCGAGAAGTCCGTGGAGTTCAGGATAGTGCGCAACACCCTTGCCAGGCGCGCCCTCAAGGGCACGAGGGTCGAGGCCGTGGAGGAGCACTTCGCCGGCCCTACGGCCGTGGCCTTCACGACGGCCGACCCTGCCGCCGCGGCCAAGGCCCTGGTCGGATTCGCCAAGGACCAGCCGGAGCTCAGGCTCAAGGCCGCCACGCTGCAGGAGAAGGTCCTCACGGTGGAGGAGATAAAGAGCCTCGCCGAGCTGCCCTCGCGCGAGGAGCTGCTCGCAAAGCTCGTGGGGGTCATGGCCGCCGTGCCGCGAAGCTTCGTGACCGTGCTCGCCGGAGTGCCGCGCTCGCTTGTTACCGTCCTCGGCGCCGTTAGGGACGGCAAGGAGCAGCAAGGATAG
- a CDS encoding 50S ribosomal protein L7/L12 produces the protein MAEVTKDDVIKFIENMTVLELSELVKELEEKFGVSAAAPVAVAAAAAPAEAAAAEEKDEFDVILKEIGSEKIKVIKEVRAVTGLGLKEAKDLVESAPKALKEGVSKDEAEEIKKKVEAVGAKVEIK, from the coding sequence ATGGCTGAGGTTACCAAGGATGACGTCATTAAGTTCATAGAGAACATGACCGTGCTCGAGCTCTCCGAGCTCGTAAAGGAGCTGGAGGAGAAGTTCGGGGTGTCGGCGGCCGCCCCCGTGGCCGTCGCCGCCGCGGCCGCCCCGGCCGAAGCGGCCGCGGCCGAAGAGAAAGACGAGTTCGATGTGATCCTGAAGGAGATCGGCTCGGAGAAGATCAAGGTCATCAAGGAAGTCCGGGCCGTGACGGGCCTGGGCCTCAAGGAGGCCAAGGACCTCGTCGAGAGCGCGCCCAAGGCGCTCAAGGAAGGCGTCAGCAAGGACGAGGCCGAGGAGATAAAGAAGAAGGTCGAAGCCGTGGGGGCCAAGGTGGAGATCAAGTGA